From the Quercus lobata isolate SW786 chromosome 6, ValleyOak3.0 Primary Assembly, whole genome shotgun sequence genome, one window contains:
- the LOC115950012 gene encoding COMPASS-like H3K4 histone methylase component WDR5B produces MRQAVGELFRSHSAINAKPYSASASLDKTLIIWSAQTLTLFHHLTGHFEGISDLAWFFDSHYICSASDDRTLRIWDARASTIDSSHVKTLKGHSNLVFCVNFSPQSNLIVSGSFDEIVRVWEVKTGKCLHAIKAHFMPVTSVHFNRDGSLIVSASHDGSCKIWYSSKGMLLKTLIDEKVLRKLGKNCISDFRLKFKLVL; encoded by the exons ATGCGACAGGCTGTGGGGGAACTGTTTAGGAGTCATTCTGCCATTAATGCG AAACCCTACTCAGCCTCAGCCTCCTTAGACAAAACCCTCATCATCTGGTCCGCCCAAACCCTGACTCTCTTCCACCATCTCACCGGCCACTTTGAGGGCATCTCCGACCTCGCCTGGTTCTTTGACTCCCACTACATCTGCTCCGCCTCTGACGACCGCACTCTCCGCATTTGGGACGCACGCGCCTCCACCATCGACTCCTCCCATGTCAAGACCCTGAAGGGCCACTCCAATTTGGTCTTCTGCGTGAACTTCAGCCCCCAATCGAATCTGATTGTGTCTGGGTCTTTTGACGAAATAGTGCGTGTTTGGGAGGTGAAGACTGGGAAGTGTTTGCATGCTATTAAGGCGCATTTTATGCCTGTTACGTCTGTGCATTTCAATCGAGATGGGTCATTGATTGTATCGGCGAGTCATGATGGGAGTTGTAAGATTTGGTATTCGTCTAAGGGTATGCTTTTGAAAACGCTTATTGATGAGaaagttttgagaaaattagGGAAAAACTGTATTTCAGACTTTAGACTAAAGTTCAAGTTAGTTCTATGa